From Rhizobium sp. Pop5:
GAGTGCGGCAAGGTCGATCGTCAGATAGCCCGTGGCTCCCTGGGCCGTGGCAGCGCGTGTGCGGGAAATCAAAATATCGCTATCCATGTCCGCTCCTCCTGATACCGGGAGCTTATGAAACAATCGGCGAAATTGCCTGCCATATATTCATTGATGATTGCATGATTGATCAATTTTTCGCATAATCGATAAAAATTCGGAATGATCTATCATGGCCGCCCTCGACACGATCGACCGCAACATTCTGAGGCTGCTGCGCCTCGATGCCCGCATGAGCAATGCCAAGCTCGCCGGCGAAGTTGGCCTGTCACCATCGGCCTGCCTCAGGCGCATCAAGATCATGGAAAAATCAGGCGTGATCCGCGGCTATACCGCGCTTGTCGACACCGGCAATGCGGATGCGACGATCGCCGTGATCATCAACATCACTCTCGAACGGCAGACGGAAGATTATCTCGACCGTTTCGAGGCGGCCGTTCGTCGTCATCCCGAAATCCGGGAATGTTTCCTGATGACGGGCGGTTCGGATTATCTGCTGCGCGTCGAGGTCGCCAATGCCGGCGAATTCGAGCGAATCCACAAGGAAATATTATCGGCTTTGCCCGGCGTCCTCAGGATTCACTCCAGCTTCTCGATCCGCAACGTCCTGGCGACGCGCACGAGAGGCAAGCGCTGAGCCGGGTTCCCCCGTGCTTCGCATTGCAGCCCTACTCAGAAATTCATCTTTTCCCATGACCGAGGCATCGGCAAATGCATCCTTATCAGAACCCTGCGTCCCTCTGGTGCCGTACTGCCAGGATCGTCAAAGCGTCTCCATCGATATGGTAGCGAACCACGTCCCCGCTATCTCCGAAATCGATAAGCCATTCCCGGTATTGCTCGGGCAAATCCTCGACGAGACGTCCCATATACGGATTCATGCCGAGGGCCCGCACAGATTTAAGGATCGTTTCGCCTGCCCGTTTGGCGGCCGATGGATTTTTCGGCCGCAGGAACTCGCGCAATCGTTCAAGGTCACGGATTGCAGCCGGGGAGAAGATTACTTGTGGCATTCGGGCGCGGGCAGCTCTTCGTCAGTTCCCCATGTCGAAAGCCAATTCTCCACTTGATCACCGGTCACGTGCAGACCCGTCGCCTGAAATTCGTTCCAGGCATTGAGCGTCTCCTGCCGCAGCGCCTCGCGCTTCTCCTCACGCTCCACATATTGCGCAATGGCTTCCCGCATGATCCAGTGAGACGAGCGGCGGCGGACTTCGGCCAATTGCTGGACACGGCCCTTCAGCTCATCATCGAGTTTGAGCGACGTCGGCGATGCCATGGAGCCCCCTTAGTCAAAGGTAATACCGAACGCTAATGTAAGTTCTCCCAACCCGTTTGTCCATGAGGATGTCGCCTGGTCCCACACAGCTCTGACTTCAGGCGCAGAAGGCCATGATATTTCAAACTATATCAGTTCGAGCGCCGTGGCCCGGGCAACCGCCTCGGTCGTCGTCGCAACCGTCAGCTTCCGGCGCGCCGAGGCGAGATAGAGCTGCACGGCGCTCACCGAAATCGATAGACGAGCGCAGATCTGCTTGGCCAGAAGGCCATTGGCAGTCATTTCAAGGCATTGCAATTCGCGGCGCGACAATTGCGGGAAATCCGCAGCCTTTCTCATCCCCGACAAGACCATTGCCCTGTCATGGAGATGGTGGGCGAGAAACTGGAGGTCACGCATGCTGTCCATGCGGAATTGCTTCCAGTAGGCTTCAGGGTGGTTTGATGTCACCGTAAACAGCGATCGTTCGCCCTGCGGTCCCCGCACCGGCAGGGTGACACCTTGCCGGCCGACGCCGAAGGCCATCGCTTCCTTGAAGAAGCCGTGTGCCCGGCCCGAATCCCATTTCGACGCGGACCATTCCACCGGCAGGAAGCCGCGCCGGCCGAGACGTATGACCGGATCGATGCTGAAATAGTCCCGTTCCAGATATTGCTTCACCCATTCGGGCGGATAGGTCAGCATCAGCAGCGGATTGCCGGCCGTCCCCGTAGGGCGTGTCACATGCAAAACCATATGCGATATCGCATAGATGTGGCGGACTTCATCAAGCGTCGTTTCCAGATCCTGCAATGTCGGCGCTGCGGAGATCCGGTCCAGACTGTAGAAAAAACGAGAACTGCTCAGCATGAGATGGACTCGTGGTTGTGTGTTTCGTTGCATACCCGCATTGGTATCATTTAGCGATCGCTGATAATAGCCATTCCCCGGCATGACGTGAAAAATAAGTTAAGGTCGGGCGCGGCATATCCGGCTGTGGACGGCGGCTCTGTGTCGATCCCGGAACCGACGGTTTGCTTTGCGGAGCAGCGCTCG
This genomic window contains:
- a CDS encoding Lrp/AsnC family transcriptional regulator; protein product: MAALDTIDRNILRLLRLDARMSNAKLAGEVGLSPSACLRRIKIMEKSGVIRGYTALVDTGNADATIAVIINITLERQTEDYLDRFEAAVRRHPEIRECFLMTGGSDYLLRVEVANAGEFERIHKEILSALPGVLRIHSSFSIRNVLATRTRGKR
- a CDS encoding type II toxin-antitoxin system RelE/ParE family toxin, whose amino-acid sequence is MPQVIFSPAAIRDLERLREFLRPKNPSAAKRAGETILKSVRALGMNPYMGRLVEDLPEQYREWLIDFGDSGDVVRYHIDGDALTILAVRHQRDAGF
- a CDS encoding CopG family ribbon-helix-helix protein translates to MASPTSLKLDDELKGRVQQLAEVRRRSSHWIMREAIAQYVEREEKREALRQETLNAWNEFQATGLHVTGDQVENWLSTWGTDEELPAPECHK
- a CDS encoding LuxR family transcriptional regulator, which produces MLSSSRFFYSLDRISAAPTLQDLETTLDEVRHIYAISHMVLHVTRPTGTAGNPLLMLTYPPEWVKQYLERDYFSIDPVIRLGRRGFLPVEWSASKWDSGRAHGFFKEAMAFGVGRQGVTLPVRGPQGERSLFTVTSNHPEAYWKQFRMDSMRDLQFLAHHLHDRAMVLSGMRKAADFPQLSRRELQCLEMTANGLLAKQICARLSISVSAVQLYLASARRKLTVATTTEAVARATALELI